A window of Mangifera indica cultivar Alphonso chromosome 11, CATAS_Mindica_2.1, whole genome shotgun sequence contains these coding sequences:
- the LOC123229200 gene encoding uncharacterized protein LOC123229200 isoform X1, protein MAGSVMPSMALPPSTIWYSTPKFQIKLCKYQNSQIQWGSLCCAHHHHPKLQGKVMMTQMGEPNKVSLQMGIIKERLWKVVPESVKDFPWKKAETVVLKKMVLLGHKALKWSLVALFIFNLLPDALFSISQNQELVMPLGLAVGCFLSDFLRDTLQELFSRSEGVGLQQHLLSIGFFFALVKFMSAYFSLPTRVFLLHVANGGLMQVLWQWRNLVEKNDDGNGVNSISNQDA, encoded by the exons ATGGCAGGCTCAGTGATGCCGTCAATGGCGCTCCCGCCGTCCACTATATGGTATTCCACTCCGAAGTTTCAG ATTAAACTGTGTAAATATCAGAATTCTCAAATCCAATGGGGTTCACTGTGCTGTGCCCATCATCACCATCCCAAACTCCAGGGGAAAGTAATGATGACACAAATGGGTGAACCAAATAAGGTGAGCTTGCAAATGGGTATTATTAAGGAGAGGTTATGGAAAGTGGTTCCTGAGTCGGTGAAAGATTTTCCATGGAAGAAGGCCGAGACTGTAGTTTTAAAGAAAATGGTTCTTCTTGGACACAAGGCATTGAAGTGGTCACTTGTTGCATTGTTCATTTTTAACCTTTTACCAGATGCTTTATTTTCCATTTCCCAAAACCAAGAATTGGTGATGCCATTGGGTCTGGCTGTTGGCTGTTTTCTGTCTGACTTCTTGAGGGATACGTTACAGGAATTGTTTAGCAGATCAGAG GGAGTAGGTTTGCAGCAGCATCTTTTGAGCATCGGTTTCTTCTTTGCTCTTGTAAAGTTTATGTCTGCATATTTTTCACTTCCAACGAGAGTATTTCTATTGCATGTTGCCAACGGTGGTTTAATGCAAGTTTTGTGGCAGTGGAGAAATTTAGtggaaaaaaatgatgatgGCAATGGAGTGAATTCCATCTCTAACCAAGATGCCTAA
- the LOC123228908 gene encoding branched-chain-amino-acid aminotransferase 2, chloroplastic-like isoform X2, whose amino-acid sequence MAIGAKRMCMPCPSIDQFIDAVKKTALANKRWVPPPGKGSLYIRPLLMGSGAILALAPAPEYTFLVFASPVGNYFREGLAPLNVYVEDEFHRATPGGAGGVKTISNYAPVLKALSRAKIRGFSDVLYLDSVNKKNLEEVSSCNIFIVKGNVISTPATNGTILEGITRKSIIEIAQDHGFQVEERAVPIDELFDADEVFCTGTAVGIASVGSITYRDKRIEYKRGAESVCGELHSALVGIQRGIIEDKKGWTVEIH is encoded by the exons ATGGCCATTGGCGCTAAAAGAATGTGCATGCCTTGTCCCTCCATCGATCAATTCATTGATGCAGTGAAAAAAACTGCTCTTGCCAATAAGCGTTGG GTTCCACCTCCTGGAAAAGGGTCCTTATACATTAGGCCTTTGCTCATGGGAAGTGGTGCCATATTGGCTTTGGCTCCAGCACCTGAATACACTTTTCTTGTATTTGCCTCTCCCGTGGGCAATTATTTCAGG GAGGGTTTGGCTCCTTTGAACGTGTATGTGGAGGATGAATTTCATCGCGCCACACCTGGCGGAGCTGGAGGTGTCAAAACCATATCTAATTATGCGCCA GTTCTGAAAGCACTAAGCAGAGCAAAAATCAGAGGATTTTCTGACGTTTTGTACCTTGACTCTgtgaataagaaaaatttggAGGAAGTCTCCTCCTGTAACATTTTCATTGTAAAG GGCAACGTTATATCAACTCCTGCTACAAATGGGACTATTCTTGAAGGGATTACCCGCAAAAGCATCATTGAAATTGCACAAGATCACGGTTTCCAG GTTGAGGAAAGAGCAGTTCCAATTGATGAGTTATTTGATGCGGATGAAGTATTTTGCACGGGAACTGCTGTCGGTATTGCTTCTGTCGGCAGCATTACATATCGGGACAAGag AATTGAGTACAAAAGGGGTGCTGAATCTGTGTGTGGGGAGCTTCACTCAGCTCTTGTTGGAATTCAGAGGGGCATAATTGAGGATAAGAAGGGTTGGACTGTTgagattcattaa
- the LOC123229200 gene encoding uncharacterized protein LOC123229200 isoform X2, whose translation MAGSVMPSMALPPSTIWYSTPKFQNSQIQWGSLCCAHHHHPKLQGKVMMTQMGEPNKVSLQMGIIKERLWKVVPESVKDFPWKKAETVVLKKMVLLGHKALKWSLVALFIFNLLPDALFSISQNQELVMPLGLAVGCFLSDFLRDTLQELFSRSEGVGLQQHLLSIGFFFALVKFMSAYFSLPTRVFLLHVANGGLMQVLWQWRNLVEKNDDGNGVNSISNQDA comes from the exons ATGGCAGGCTCAGTGATGCCGTCAATGGCGCTCCCGCCGTCCACTATATGGTATTCCACTCCGAAGTTTCAG AATTCTCAAATCCAATGGGGTTCACTGTGCTGTGCCCATCATCACCATCCCAAACTCCAGGGGAAAGTAATGATGACACAAATGGGTGAACCAAATAAGGTGAGCTTGCAAATGGGTATTATTAAGGAGAGGTTATGGAAAGTGGTTCCTGAGTCGGTGAAAGATTTTCCATGGAAGAAGGCCGAGACTGTAGTTTTAAAGAAAATGGTTCTTCTTGGACACAAGGCATTGAAGTGGTCACTTGTTGCATTGTTCATTTTTAACCTTTTACCAGATGCTTTATTTTCCATTTCCCAAAACCAAGAATTGGTGATGCCATTGGGTCTGGCTGTTGGCTGTTTTCTGTCTGACTTCTTGAGGGATACGTTACAGGAATTGTTTAGCAGATCAGAG GGAGTAGGTTTGCAGCAGCATCTTTTGAGCATCGGTTTCTTCTTTGCTCTTGTAAAGTTTATGTCTGCATATTTTTCACTTCCAACGAGAGTATTTCTATTGCATGTTGCCAACGGTGGTTTAATGCAAGTTTTGTGGCAGTGGAGAAATTTAGtggaaaaaaatgatgatgGCAATGGAGTGAATTCCATCTCTAACCAAGATGCCTAA
- the LOC123229222 gene encoding branched-chain-amino-acid aminotransferase 2, chloroplastic-like, with translation MIQRNACLRDLLTQSLCSGSSLLKLGTNYCYNSGGASSLQQEQKLSDYCDDEYADLDWDNLGFGITPAEHMYIAKCSKDQNFEQGQLGRYGNIELNPAAGVLNYGQGLYEGTKAYRTEDRRILLFRPDQNAMRMRMGAERMCMPSPSIDQFVNAVKQIALVNKRWVPPPGKGSLYIRPLLVGSGPILGLAPAPEYTFLVYASPVGNYFKTGSAPLNLHIEEDFVRATPGGTGDVKTISNYAPVLKPLTRAKNRGFSEVLYLDSVHRKYLEEVSSCNIFIVKGNVISTPATNGTILEGVTRKSVIEIARDHGFQVEERVIPVDELIEADEVFCTGTAVVVVPVGSITYQNRRTEFKTGAGSACQQLYWTLVGIQTGLIEDKKEWTLEIPLEIK, from the exons ATGATTCAGAGAAATGCATGCTTACGCGATTTATTAACTCAGTCATTGTGTTCTGGATCTTCTTTGTTGAAG CTTGGAACTAATTATTGCTACAATTCTGGGGGTGCTTCCTCTCTGCAACAAGAACAAAAGCTATCTGATTACTG TGATGATGAATATGCTGATTTGGACTGGGACAATCTTGGATTTGGTATCACTCCAGCTGAGCACATGTACATCGCCAAATGTTCTaaagatcaaaattttgaacaaGGACAGCTTGGCCGCTATGGAAACATTGAGTTGAACCCTGCAGCCGGAGTCTTAAATTATGGACAG GGACTTTATGAAGGAACAAAAGCATACAGGACAGAAGATAGGCGTATTCTTCTATTCCGCCCTGATCAAAACGCCATGCGCATGAGGATGGGAGCTGAAAGAATGTGTATGCCTTCACCTTCCATTGATCAATTCGTCAATGCAGTGAAACAAATTGCTCTTGTAAACAAGCGTTGG GTTCCTCCTCCTGGAAAAGGCTCTCTGTACATAAGGCCCTTGCTCGTGGGAAGCGGCCCTATATTGGGTTTGGCTCCGGCACCTGAATACACCTTCCTTGTATATGCTTCCCCTGTTGGCAACTACTTCAAG ACGGGTTCAGCGCCCTTGAATTTGCATATTGAAGAAGATTTTGTCCGTGCTACTCCCGGGGGAACTGGAGATGTGAAAACAATCAGCAATTATGCGCCT GTTCTGAAACCATTAACCAGAGCCAAAAACAGAGGATTTTCAGAAGTTCTTTATCTTGACTCAGTACATAGGAAATATTTGGAGGAAGTCTCCTCTTGTAACATCTTCATTGTCAAG GGCAATGTCATTTCGACTCCTGCTACAAATGGAACTATTCTCGAAGGAGTTACTAGAAAAAGTGTCATCGAAATTGCCCGTGATCATGGTTTTCAG GTTGAGGAACGTGTAATTCCAGTGGATGAATTGATTGAAGCTGATGAAGTGTTTTGCACTGGAACTGCTGTAGTAGTTGTTCCAGTAGGCAGTATTACATATCAAAATAGAAG AACTGAATTCAAAACGGGGGCTGGCTCTGCGTGTCAGCAACTGTACTGGACTCTTGTGGGAATTCAAACGGGTCTTATCGAGGATAAGAAAGAATGGACTCTTGAGATTCCActtgaaataaaatga
- the LOC123228908 gene encoding branched-chain-amino-acid aminotransferase 2, chloroplastic-like isoform X1, producing the protein MYSMKCSDYCKFEQGQLTRYGKIELSPSAGVLNYGQGLFEGLKAYKKEDGQLLLFRPDQNAIRMAIGAKRMCMPCPSIDQFIDAVKKTALANKRWVPPPGKGSLYIRPLLMGSGAILALAPAPEYTFLVFASPVGNYFREGLAPLNVYVEDEFHRATPGGAGGVKTISNYAPVLKALSRAKIRGFSDVLYLDSVNKKNLEEVSSCNIFIVKGNVISTPATNGTILEGITRKSIIEIAQDHGFQVEERAVPIDELFDADEVFCTGTAVGIASVGSITYRDKRIEYKRGAESVCGELHSALVGIQRGIIEDKKGWTVEIH; encoded by the exons ATGTACTCAATGAAATGTTCTGATTACTGCAAGTTTGAACAAGGTCAGCTTACTCGCTATGGAAAGATCGAGCTGAGCCCTTCAGCAGGAGTCTTAAATTATGGGCAG GGACTGTTTGAAGGTCTGAAAGCATACAAAAAAGAAGATGGACAACTTCTTCTCTTTCGTCCAGATCAGAATGCCATCCGCATGGCCATTGGCGCTAAAAGAATGTGCATGCCTTGTCCCTCCATCGATCAATTCATTGATGCAGTGAAAAAAACTGCTCTTGCCAATAAGCGTTGG GTTCCACCTCCTGGAAAAGGGTCCTTATACATTAGGCCTTTGCTCATGGGAAGTGGTGCCATATTGGCTTTGGCTCCAGCACCTGAATACACTTTTCTTGTATTTGCCTCTCCCGTGGGCAATTATTTCAGG GAGGGTTTGGCTCCTTTGAACGTGTATGTGGAGGATGAATTTCATCGCGCCACACCTGGCGGAGCTGGAGGTGTCAAAACCATATCTAATTATGCGCCA GTTCTGAAAGCACTAAGCAGAGCAAAAATCAGAGGATTTTCTGACGTTTTGTACCTTGACTCTgtgaataagaaaaatttggAGGAAGTCTCCTCCTGTAACATTTTCATTGTAAAG GGCAACGTTATATCAACTCCTGCTACAAATGGGACTATTCTTGAAGGGATTACCCGCAAAAGCATCATTGAAATTGCACAAGATCACGGTTTCCAG GTTGAGGAAAGAGCAGTTCCAATTGATGAGTTATTTGATGCGGATGAAGTATTTTGCACGGGAACTGCTGTCGGTATTGCTTCTGTCGGCAGCATTACATATCGGGACAAGag AATTGAGTACAAAAGGGGTGCTGAATCTGTGTGTGGGGAGCTTCACTCAGCTCTTGTTGGAATTCAGAGGGGCATAATTGAGGATAAGAAGGGTTGGACTGTTgagattcattaa